ATAAATAGGGATATCACCAATAATTTCAATCCCTCGCATATTGGCATAGTTCTTAATTTCTGACCATTGGCGAAAGAATAGGTATTGAGTAAATTTATAATAAAAAATCTCTCCGGATAATTGACGTTTGATAGGCTCTAAAGCTTCTGCTTGGCGCTTGGCGATCGCCGCTTCCCAGGTATGCCAACTAGCCCCCTGATGAGCGTCTTTTAATGCCATAAATAAAGCATAATCTTCTAGCCAGTAGGCTTTACTTTCACAAAATCCGGCAAATTCTTTTTGTTGAATGGGGGTGGCTTTTTCTTTAAAGTTTTTGCAAGCTGTTTGTAAGAGTTGATTTTTGAGGGCGATCGCCGGCTCATAATTAACTTGATTCCCAGGAAAATCTGGTAATTGAGAAAAATCGCTTTCCTGGAGCAAACCTTCGTCCAAAAGTTTTTCAGGACTGATTAAGAAAGGATTTCCTGCCTTGGCAGAGTAGGACATATAGGGAGAATTCCCAAACCCCGTAGGACCTAGGGGCAAAACTTGCCAATATTGTTGAGAACTTTCTTGGAGAAAATCAATAAATTTATAAGCTTCTAGCCCTAAATCTCCAATACCGAAGCGGCTAGGAAATGAAGTAGGATGTAGCAAAATTCCGCTAGAACGGGGAAAAGGCATAAATATCCTGAACTATAAAATATAGATATCCCATCGAATTTAGCATGGAAGAGTAATTGGGATTCATGGTTATTTGTTATTTGTCATTTGTTATTGTTGTTTAGTCAAGATATAAAAAGATTTACAGACAAACTCTTGACTAATTACCAATGACTAATAGTTAATAACCCATGACTAGCAATTATCGTAATCCAGCACCAACTGTTGATATCATCATCGAATTAATTGATCGCCCTCATCGACCTATAGTATTAATTGAACGGCATAATTCTCCTCTGGGTTGGGCAATTCCTGGGGGTTTTGTGGACTATGGAGAAATGGTGGAAGTTGCTGCCAAGCGTGAAGCTAGGGAAGAGACGGGTTTGGAGATTGAGTTAGTAGAGCAATTTTTGGTGTATTCTGACCCTAATCGTGACCCACGCCAACACACTCTCAGCATTGTTTTTTTAGCAACGGCAACGGGTGAACCTCAAGCAGGAGATGATGCTAAAAATTTAGGGATTTTTGAATCTTGGCGTGTTCCCCAAAATTTATGTTTCGACCATGATAGAATTTTGCGGGATTACTGGCGGTATCAGCATTATGGGATACGTCCTAGGTTAGGATTTGGGCTTTCCTAGTCCCACTTACCTGTAGTTTGCCACTTACCTGTGATTTATATAACTATGAATAAAGAAGTTATCCGTACAGAGAACGCACCTGCCCCGGTTGGACCCTATAATCAGGCGATCGCGACTTCGGGAAAGATGATTTTTGTGGCTGGACAAATTGCTTTAGATCCGGAAACGGGAAGTATTGTCGGTGAGGGTGATGTTGCTAAACAAACAGAGCAAGTTATGGCAAACCTGCAAGCAATTTTGACCGCAGGAGGCGTTAGTTTTGCAAATGTTGTTAAAACTTCAGTTTTTCTGGCAAATATGGATGATTTTGCCGTTGTTAATTCTATATACGCCCAATATTTCGACGAAGCGACTGCACCTGCCCGCGCTTGTGTAGAAGTCTCTCGATTACCTAAAAATGTTCTTGTCGAAATTGACTGTATTGCAGTAGTTTAAATACTTACTCCCATGACAAAAAAGAGGGGCGATCGCCCCTCTTTTTTGATAATATTTGTACGCATAATCACCCGTCTCCACTCCCACCTAAGCTCCCCCATCACTGGTAACACTTCTCACTACCGCTACGGTTTGCGGTAACACACCAACCAACATAGCAAAAGCCGTATCTGGAAGTTTAGTGACTTCTTCCGGGTGAAAATATTGTTCAAATTGGTCTAAAATCTTTTGCACTCTTTGCTTGGGTGCAGGATTCTCCGTAATCTGTTTGATTAACCGAATCCACTGTCTTCTAATTAGATACGCTTTTTGACGATCTTCATGACATTCTGGTGCTTGTAAAGATAAGTTTATCGGCAATATCGCTTGGCAATCACGGTCATAATCTCCACCAACAGCAGCACCAGGTCCAGCAAACTCGGCATGGTAACGTTTAAATAAAATTAAACCGTTGCGCCTTTTGCTATTAACAACAAATAGTTTTCCTTCATGCAGACTGGCGAGAATATTGACACTCCGGCTATGCTCAACTCCGTCTGGCATAAGATTACGTTCAAGAAAGCATGTATTAGAATAATAGGCGGATACCATAAATTTTTGATAGCGCTCTTATTTTTCACTATCCAAAGTTTTTACTAATTCTGCGAATTAACAACTACACTTAATTAACAGTTTAATTTAGTCAGCTGCCATTATTTTTGAGTCCCATTTATTCCTCAAATCAAGATTTATATTGGTTTATCAGAACAGCAGTACGATTATAGAATTGAGTAACATCATTCTATGAGATTTAAGTCTATATGTCTCCATCATACAATCATGTTTCTTTAAAGTTTTTATAAAGATGATTATTTTGAATACAAAGTTTCAGTAAGGACGAGAGTCAAACTCACTGTGTCGCAATTATACTCGCCCCTAACGATTATAATCCCAATTGGTACAATGATATGGCTGTTAAAAACAGCTATATATTCTGAAGAAAATTCTATAATTAAACAAAAATCATTAATACTAGATACTTTTATTTGAATAAATTCATACTTGGTAATATATTAACGATTTTTCAGATTTTTATACCTAGGATGTATTTTAGCTAGCTTTGCAATTCTTGCTTCTCGCAATTAATGTGACTCCGAAAAAGTAGATATCTGTATCCTTGAAGAGCAATATTGTAACCCTAGAAAAATGTTAGTTGGATGATGCAATTTCATGGCTAGACTTATCAAGTATGAACTTGCGCTTTTTTCTGGATTAGTGCAAGAGGTCTATTGGACATATATCTTGATAATAGGCAAAAAATCAGAAAAAACGGAGATTTGTCTGCCCTAAATATCTACTTGATTCGATAAAATAATTGTAATAAGTTACAACTGATGCAAGTACTATGTGTCATTGCGACGGTCACTACCTATAGGGAAGAATTTCAAAGCTCCTGACAATTCCTGAGTCCTAACGGACACCCTAACCGCAGCTGTAATAAAATTTGGATAGCAGTAATCATAACTTAAAGCTTTGGTCATCTCATCACTTGGCGATGACATCAACCAAATATAAAAATACTCGTACCTTTTCCTCACCTGACATTGGTGCGGTTTTTAGTGCGAATCTAATTGCTAGATAATGGTGAAATGAAAAAACTATTGGCTATCTCCTAGGTTTTCTTGGAGAATAAAATTTTTGAGTCAAAGAGTGTAAAGAATATTAAATATTATTATCTTTTTAATAAGTGCTTATGCAAAAGAATCTGTCTGGAATTTCTCCAGATGAAGTTTTGCCAGGTTGATTCCACCTTATGGACTCGATAGCCTTGCTTAAAGTAAAGTTGCCGAGCTTGGGAATTATTCTCTAACACGTGGAGATAAAGGTCTTGAAAGCCCCAATCGTGGGTAATTTGTTCACAAGCTTTGAGTAAAACAGAAGCTGCTCCCTGTCGTCGATATTGAGGGTGTACAGCCAGATTAGACAGGTAGGGAAAGCTTTTGTTGATTTGTGTCCAATCATTAAATCGTAAAGCAATTTCGACTGTGCCCACAAGGGCATTATTTGCACCAGGAGTCGTATCTATAGCAACTAGACATACATGATGTGGTGCAGGGGATGCGAGTCGATGCCTTAAATCTTCATAAATACCTAGACGCATGAACGGGAAAAACCATCCCCAGAATCCTTTTTGAGAATGGAAGCTCTGGGCGATAATTTGCGAGATAGGAGTTAAGTCAGCCACAGTGGCAGCACGAACCTGAAACGGGTAGGAGGATGGTGCTGCGTTGGTTGGCTTCGGCGAGAATAAGTAAAAGAACCAAGGAGTCAAGGCTAGTGTCTTGTTAATTGGAATCGAAGGTCAATCTTCTCAAATATCCTAGAACACGATCCCCTCTTAGTCATTAGTCTATGGTCAGTAGTTATAGGTGGCAATATTTTTTCACCGATGTCTCTGGTTGCCTCAAGAAGGGGAACTGCTTCAGAAGCTACCTAAAAATGCATACTTTACGTACTACCTGGCTAGGAATAAACTATTCTGACTATGGGGTATGTGATATATCTCACACATCTAGATGATTGCTAAATTGGAAGTCAGGGTTTGTCTAATAGTATACTTTGCTGATTCCTCTTATCTTTGTAGCATCCTTAACTTGAAAATGATTCTCATAAAGCAAATTTTTGCGGAAATGTTAGTGTTAGTTCTACAGTGGGAAAACTTAATAAGCAGATTCATCTCCATAGTTCAACAAGTTTTTAGTGATATGTGTGGTATAAGATATTTCTCGTCGGTAACGGGAAGAAATTTGGCAAGAGGGTATGTACTTTGGGAAACAAACACATACGATCAAACTAATTGGGGTGCACCAGAGCAAGTGGCGATCGGTACAAGCTATTGAGGCGAATGGCGGTGAATCAACCCTTTTCTAGTCAGCAGTTCTGTAGGCGAATAGCCGTTAGAGTCGAGATGCTCTCCTTCTATCTGACTCTGTTTCACATCTATCCGATGAGATTATTGTTTACCCGACTGCCGTTACAGCAGGAAAGCGGTGCATGAAATCCCAAGCAAACACTAAGCCGAAAATTTTGGTTGTCGATGACGAACCCGACAATCTGGACTTGCTATACCGTACCTTTTACCGTGACTATAAGGTATTACGGGCAAATTCTGGACCAGCAGCTCTAGAGATGCTGGCAAAGGAAGGAGATGTCTCTGTGATCATCTCCGATCAACGGATGCCAATGATGAGTGGTACTGAATTTTTGAGTTTGACGGCAACTCAGTACCCAGATATTATTCGGATTATTTTGACTGGCTACACCGATGTTGAAGACTTGGTGGAGGCAATCAACGCTGGTAAGGTATTCAAATATGTGACGAAACCGTGGGAAGCTGAAGAGCTAAAAACGGTTGTACGTCAAGCTTTAGACACGCACAATGTCTTAAAAGCTCGCACTCGTGAATTAACTCGTACTCTCCGGCAAGAATCCTTACTGAATACTGTTACAAATACTATTCGCAGCGCTTTAGATTATCGGTTGATTCTGCAAACGATAGTTGACACCGTTGGGGATATGTTGGAAGTGGATGTTTGTTTATTGCGCCCCTTCCAAGAGAATCAGCTAGCAGATGAAGGGTTTATTTATCAAAAACCTGCTCTAGAAGAGGAAAATAGTACTGCTCTGATTGCTGCGGAACTTTTAGCAGACACAGTATGGGAGATTCGTGAACCTCAGGTGATTCCCGATGTCGCTACTGACGATCGCCTTCAGGGAATGACATCCGAACTACAACGACGGCAAAACGTTTTTGCCACAGCAAATATCTGTTCGAGCTTGATAGTACCTTTGATTTGTCGTCAGGAATTGATGGCAGTCTTAGCATTACACCAGTGTCGTCAACCCCGTTTCTGGGGGGAAGATGAGGTTCAGCTGGTGATGATGGTAGCAGATCAAGCAGCATTAGCCCTATCTCAAGCCTATGCCTATGAACAGGTACGTGCCTTAGCTAAGAGAGAAGCATTAATTAATACAATTACAACAGCAATTCGCTCTAGCTTGGATCAGCAAGATATTTTTGCAGCGATTACTCAGCAGTTAGGACAAGCATTGCAAGTTGATGGCTGTGTGTTGTCTTTGTGGACTGAGGAAGATGAGTATGTTAAATGTGTTGGCTTATACGACAGAAAACATGGTGATCAGACGGATACTGTCAAGATAAATCAGCATATAGAGGAACAAAATTTACCACAGTCTCAATCACCGATTCAGGGTAATCCGATTTTGCAAGAAATGCTGCGAACTCAGGAACCTGTGGTAATTGTCGATATGAGTCAATGTCCACCGGAAATGCAGGGTTTTGATTTAGCATTAAGATTACCTGCACGCTCCCTGATGGTGGTACCTCTGTTAGCGGATGGTAAAAGTATTGGTAGTATTACCCTGCGGGAAGATAATCGCCAACGTCATTGGCAAGCATATGAAATTGAATTAGCCAAATCTGTTGCCGTACAAGCAGCGATCGCCGTTCAACAATCTCGTCTATATGAAAAAACCCGGCAGCAGGCAGAACGATTATTAGAATTAGATAAACAAAAAACTGAGTTTTTCCAAAATATCTCCCATGAGTTCCGTACACCCATCACCTTGATTCAAGGTCCCTTGGAATCAGCAGTTTCTGCGAAGGAAGGTTTATCTTACGATCAAAGTGCGATCGCCCTGCGTAACTCTCGCCGCTTATTAAGATTAGTAAACCAGCTTTTAGATTTACAACGTTTGGATGCTGGGAGAATGCAACCCAGTTTCCGTCCCTGTGACTTAGTGGAATTTGTCAGTCAAATTGTAGAGTCTTTCCGTCCCTACTGTGAGAAAAAGGGGCTGAAACTAGAAAAGAATTTGGATGAATGTCCAACGGTCTATCTCGATATGGAAAAATTTGACAAGGTGGTGTACAACCTGCTGTCAAATGCGATGAAATTTACCCATGAAGGTGGTACCATCGCCGTGAAAGTGCAAACCAGGGGCGATCGCTGTTATTTACAGGTACAAGATAGTGGTATCGGTATTTTGCCAGAACAGATTCCCCACCTCTTTGAGCGCTTCCGACAAGCTGAAGGTTCGGAAAATCGCTCCTACGAAGGTACCGGACTAGGTTTAGCCCTAGTCAAGGAACTAGTAGAAGTCCATGGTGGCAAAGTCTCTGTCGAATCCGTGTACAGCGAAGGTACAACTTTTACGATTTGCCTACTATCAGGTAGCTCTCACTTGCCACCTAGCCAAGTCATGGAAGCACCAACGGAAATAAATCTTAATCGTGCAGCAGTTGAACTGGCAGATTTGGAACTCCTGGAGTCTACTTTTGAGGAAAATGACCCTGTAGCAGAAATTACCTCAATCCCTGAGGATGAAGCCGCCGTAGATACTACCGGTCACTGTGTTCTAGTGGTAGATGACAATCCTGATTTGCGTACGTACGTGTCTTCTATTTTGCGTAATAACGGCTACAAAGTCAGAACAGCACGTAATGGTTTAGAAGGATTTCGCATTGCCAAGGAAATAGTACCCAGTTTAATTGTCAGTGATTTGATGATGCCCTTAGTATCCGGATTAGAGATGATTCGGATGTTACGGAACGAAGAAAAGGTGAAAGGAACACCGATAATTCTGCTGACAGCGAAGGTAGATGAAGAGACACGGATTGCTGGTACAGAAAGAGGGGCAGATGCTTATCTGGCAAAACCCTTCAATGATCGGGAATTGTTGGCAGAAGTGCGTAACCTGATTGCTTTAAAGGAAAATGAGCGTCGGGTAGTTGAATTAAATACCTATTTGACAGAATCTGTATTAAAAAGATTTTTACCCCCAGCTTTGGTCAGCAAAGCCGCAGATGGTAATTTAGTTCTAGATTTACGCCCTGAACCCCGGTTAATTACGGTATTATTTAGCGATATTGTCGGTTTTACTCAATTGTCAAATACTTTGCGATCGCGACGAGTTGCAGAACTCCTAAATGAATATTTGGAAGTGATGACAAAGGATGTATTTGATAACGGCGGTACAGTCGATAAATTTATGGGTGATGCCATTCTCGCTCTGTTTGGTGCGCCGGAAGAACTTACCCCCAATGAACAGGTACGTAGGTCAATTAATACAGCTAGAGCAATGCTACGCTCCTTGACACAGTTAAACCAGCGTTGGCGAGAACAAGGTATTTTTGCTGATACTAGTACCGGCGTGCAATTCCGTTGTGGAATTCACCAAGGGACTGCCGTTGTGGGGATGTTTGGGAGTGCTGAACGAGCTGATTATACGGCAATTGGTCCGAGTGTGAATATTGCCGCCAGATTGCAACAAGCCGCCACTCCTGGTAGTATTCTCGTTTCAGCTGACGTTGCTGATTATCTCCAAGAAGAGGAAATTACTAAATATAGTCCTTTAGAATTAAAAGGAGTTGATGAGACAGTTTTAACTTTTGTAGTTACACCGGAAATGATGGCTAATCGATAGAATCATCAAATAATTATTGATTAACCATTGACTGGAAACAGTTAATCGGTGATTAGCAGCAGGGTAAACACCATGACACAATCAGTTACGGACATATTACCTGTACCAGAGAAAGTCTGGAGACGACACACAGATCCACCAGGTTTGTGGGTATTTCTGGCTACGGG
The Calothrix sp. 336/3 DNA segment above includes these coding regions:
- a CDS encoding RidA family protein; translated protein: MNKEVIRTENAPAPVGPYNQAIATSGKMIFVAGQIALDPETGSIVGEGDVAKQTEQVMANLQAILTAGGVSFANVVKTSVFLANMDDFAVVNSIYAQYFDEATAPARACVEVSRLPKNVLVEIDCIAVV
- a CDS encoding GNAT family N-acetyltransferase; its protein translation is MTPWFFYLFSPKPTNAAPSSYPFQVRAATVADLTPISQIIAQSFHSQKGFWGWFFPFMRLGIYEDLRHRLASPAPHHVCLVAIDTTPGANNALVGTVEIALRFNDWTQINKSFPYLSNLAVHPQYRRQGAASVLLKACEQITHDWGFQDLYLHVLENNSQARQLYFKQGYRVHKVESTWQNFIWRNSRQILLHKHLLKR
- a CDS encoding NUDIX hydrolase; this encodes MTSNYRNPAPTVDIIIELIDRPHRPIVLIERHNSPLGWAIPGGFVDYGEMVEVAAKREAREETGLEIELVEQFLVYSDPNRDPRQHTLSIVFLATATGEPQAGDDAKNLGIFESWRVPQNLCFDHDRILRDYWRYQHYGIRPRLGFGLS
- a CDS encoding response regulator yields the protein MKSQANTKPKILVVDDEPDNLDLLYRTFYRDYKVLRANSGPAALEMLAKEGDVSVIISDQRMPMMSGTEFLSLTATQYPDIIRIILTGYTDVEDLVEAINAGKVFKYVTKPWEAEELKTVVRQALDTHNVLKARTRELTRTLRQESLLNTVTNTIRSALDYRLILQTIVDTVGDMLEVDVCLLRPFQENQLADEGFIYQKPALEEENSTALIAAELLADTVWEIREPQVIPDVATDDRLQGMTSELQRRQNVFATANICSSLIVPLICRQELMAVLALHQCRQPRFWGEDEVQLVMMVADQAALALSQAYAYEQVRALAKREALINTITTAIRSSLDQQDIFAAITQQLGQALQVDGCVLSLWTEEDEYVKCVGLYDRKHGDQTDTVKINQHIEEQNLPQSQSPIQGNPILQEMLRTQEPVVIVDMSQCPPEMQGFDLALRLPARSLMVVPLLADGKSIGSITLREDNRQRHWQAYEIELAKSVAVQAAIAVQQSRLYEKTRQQAERLLELDKQKTEFFQNISHEFRTPITLIQGPLESAVSAKEGLSYDQSAIALRNSRRLLRLVNQLLDLQRLDAGRMQPSFRPCDLVEFVSQIVESFRPYCEKKGLKLEKNLDECPTVYLDMEKFDKVVYNLLSNAMKFTHEGGTIAVKVQTRGDRCYLQVQDSGIGILPEQIPHLFERFRQAEGSENRSYEGTGLGLALVKELVEVHGGKVSVESVYSEGTTFTICLLSGSSHLPPSQVMEAPTEINLNRAAVELADLELLESTFEENDPVAEITSIPEDEAAVDTTGHCVLVVDDNPDLRTYVSSILRNNGYKVRTARNGLEGFRIAKEIVPSLIVSDLMMPLVSGLEMIRMLRNEEKVKGTPIILLTAKVDEETRIAGTERGADAYLAKPFNDRELLAEVRNLIALKENERRVVELNTYLTESVLKRFLPPALVSKAADGNLVLDLRPEPRLITVLFSDIVGFTQLSNTLRSRRVAELLNEYLEVMTKDVFDNGGTVDKFMGDAILALFGAPEELTPNEQVRRSINTARAMLRSLTQLNQRWREQGIFADTSTGVQFRCGIHQGTAVVGMFGSAERADYTAIGPSVNIAARLQQAATPGSILVSADVADYLQEEEITKYSPLELKGVDETVLTFVVTPEMMANR